Proteins found in one Hirundo rustica isolate bHirRus1 chromosome 9, bHirRus1.pri.v3, whole genome shotgun sequence genomic segment:
- the DMRTA2 gene encoding doublesex- and mab-3-related transcription factor A2, whose product MELRSELPSVPAAPPPVPPSSVAAAAAAAAATLPVSVAGSLLRAPPLLLRAAEKYPRTPKCARCRNHGVVSALKGHKRYCRWKDCMCAKCTLIAERQRVMAAQVALRRQQAQEENEARELQLLYGTAEGLALAAANGIIPPRPAYEVFGSVCAGGGGEGGAGASESKMQKFELFPKTLLPSRAVTPQQAGGKPLSPDGESVPGTSSPDARHGSGSENGDGESFLSSPVSKGPKEGEESPGSISPLGSDSGSEADKDEQDPSPSAGGRQRTPIDILTRVFPAHKRSVLELVLQGCGGDVVQAIEQILNNRGPEKGPEEGWARDGALQGLPPTPAAHHRPLIAGAMAPAIGTLGSRSAFSPLQPNATHFGAEAGAYPLGTHLGLNPLRLAYSAHSRGLAFMTPYSTAGLMPTLGFRPPVDYAFSDLMRDRSAVHKEQVYSSGLYGPMVNNTPEKQ is encoded by the exons ATGGAGCTGAGGTCGGAGCTGCCTAGCGTGCCCGCCGCGCcccccccggtgccccccaGCTCGgtggcggccgcggccgccgcggcgGCGGCCACGCTGCCGGTGAGCGTGGCCGGGAGCTTGCTGCGggcgccgccgctgctgctgcgggCGGCAGAGAAGTACCCGCGGACGCCCAAGTGCGCCCGGTGCCGCAACCACGGGGTGGTGTCGGCGCTGAAGGGCCACAAGCGGTACTGCCGCTGGAAGGACTGCATGTGCGCCAAGTGCACCCTCATCGCCGAGCGCCAGCGCGTCATGGCCGCTCAGGTGGCGCTGCGCCGGCAGCAGGCGCAGGAGGAGAACGAGGCCCgagagctccagctgctctaCGGCACGGCCGAGGGGCTGGCGCTGGCGGCCGCCAACGGCATCATCCCGCCCCGGCCCGCGTACGAGGTGTTCGGCTCCGTCTgcgccgggggcggcggcgagGGAGGCGCCGGCGCCTCAG AGTCCAAGATGCAGAAGTTCGAGCTGTTTCCCAAGACGCTGCTGCCCAGCCGCGCCGTCACCCCGCAGCAGGCGGGCGGGAAGCCCCTCTCCCCGGACGGCGAGTCCGTGCCCGGCACCTCCTCCCCAGACGCTCGCCACGGCTCGGGCTCGGAGAACGGGGACGGCGAGTCCTTCCTGAGCTCACCCGTCTCCAAGGGCCcgaaggagggggaggagagcCCGGGCTCCATCAGCCCGCTGGGCTCGGACTCGGGCTCGGAGGCGGACAAGGACGAGCAGGACCCGTCGCCCTCGGCCGGCGGCCGGCAGCGGACTCCCATCGACATCCTGACGCGCGTCTTCCCGGCGCACAAGCGCAGCgtgctggagctggtgctgcagggctgcggCGGGGACGTGGTCCAGGCCATCGAGCAGATCCTCAACAACCGCGGCCCGGAGAAGGGCCCCGAGGAGGGCTGGGCCCGGGACGGCGCCTTGCAGGGCCTGCCGCCCACTCCCGCCGCCCACCATCGGCCCTTGATCGCCGGCGCCATGGCCCCGGCCATCGGCACGCTGGGCAGCCGCTCCGCCTTCTCCCCGCTGCAGCCCAACGCCACGCACTTCGGGGCCGAGGCCGGCGCCTACCCCCTGGGCACCCACCTGGGACTGAACCCCCTGCGCCTCGCCTACTCGGCGCACAGCCGGGGACTGGCCTTCATGACCCCCTACTCCACGGCCGGGCTGATGCCCACGCTGGGGTTCCGGCCGCCCGTGGACTACGCCTTCAGCGACCTGATGCGGGACCGCTCCGCCGTGCACAAGGAGCAGGTGTACTCCAGCGGGCTCTACGGGCCCATGGTCAACAACACCCCCGAGAAGCAATAG